A stretch of the Kushneria konosiri genome encodes the following:
- a CDS encoding cobyrinate a,c-diamide synthase, with the protein MSTTAYCPALFLSAMASGQGKTTVTAALARHHRRQGRRVTVFKTGPDYLDPQILALASDQPVEPLDLWMAGEAFCREQLYRAAQVSDLILVEGAMGLHDGTPSSADLAIAFDIPVACVINARGMAQTVAAIGLGLARYRPEMQFHGLVANALGSERHRQLIEDSLPDDVRLLAALPREEHLALPSRHLGLVQPGEQDDPDNLSLEARLEAAANLLEGQALTELPPTVAFEPQNIDTPPTALAGKRIGIARDAAFSFIYAANVRLLEAMGAELCWFSPLADTSLPESLDALWLPGGYPELYAAVLGANHGMCQAIQQFDEQGLPILAECGGMLYLQQTLTDQHGICHPMAGVLPGHGEMRTKRGCQGMQSAPLPEGEIRGHAHHHSRSHDTLTPMAHGRRASHPAPGEAIFRRGRLNASYLHLFFPSNPEAVAALLGGTMDGRPVPGASAHAKSCSHVE; encoded by the coding sequence ATGTCAACGACCGCGTACTGTCCAGCGCTTTTCCTCTCGGCCATGGCTTCCGGTCAGGGCAAGACCACCGTCACCGCCGCACTGGCTCGACATCATCGTCGTCAGGGTCGACGCGTCACGGTGTTCAAGACCGGCCCGGACTATCTGGACCCGCAGATTCTGGCACTGGCCTCCGATCAGCCGGTCGAGCCACTGGATCTCTGGATGGCCGGGGAAGCCTTCTGTCGCGAACAGCTCTATCGCGCCGCTCAGGTCTCGGATCTGATTCTGGTGGAAGGCGCCATGGGCCTCCACGACGGGACGCCTTCCAGCGCCGATCTGGCGATCGCCTTCGATATTCCGGTGGCCTGTGTCATCAATGCCCGCGGCATGGCCCAGACCGTGGCTGCCATCGGCCTGGGGCTCGCCCGCTACCGCCCGGAAATGCAGTTTCATGGCCTTGTGGCCAACGCACTCGGCAGTGAGCGTCACCGCCAGCTGATCGAAGACAGCCTGCCTGATGATGTTCGGCTGCTGGCAGCCCTGCCCAGAGAGGAGCACCTCGCCCTGCCCTCACGCCATCTGGGACTGGTTCAGCCTGGCGAACAGGATGACCCGGACAACCTGTCGCTTGAAGCGCGACTCGAGGCCGCCGCCAATCTGCTGGAAGGCCAGGCCCTGACCGAACTGCCACCCACGGTGGCCTTTGAGCCGCAAAATATCGATACGCCCCCGACTGCTCTGGCCGGCAAGCGCATCGGCATTGCGCGTGATGCCGCCTTCAGCTTTATCTATGCCGCCAATGTCCGCCTGCTGGAAGCCATGGGGGCCGAACTCTGCTGGTTTTCACCGCTTGCCGATACCTCGCTGCCTGAAAGTCTTGATGCATTATGGCTGCCGGGTGGCTATCCGGAGCTGTACGCCGCAGTACTGGGGGCCAATCACGGCATGTGTCAGGCCATTCAACAGTTTGATGAGCAGGGCCTGCCCATACTTGCCGAGTGCGGCGGTATGCTCTATCTACAGCAGACCCTGACCGACCAGCACGGCATCTGCCATCCCATGGCCGGTGTGCTGCCCGGTCACGGGGAGATGCGTACCAAGCGAGGCTGTCAGGGCATGCAGAGCGCCCCTCTGCCGGAAGGTGAAATTCGCGGCCACGCTCATCATCACTCTCGAAGCCACGACACCCTGACACCGATGGCACACGGCCGTCGTGCCAGTCATCCGGCGCCGGGCGAGGCCATCTTTCGCCGCGGCCGGCTAAATGCCAGCTATCTGCACCTGTTTTTCCCTTCCAATCCCGAGGCTGTCGCGGCTCTGTTGGGTGGAACAATGGATGGCCGTCCCGTGCCCGGCGCATCGGCACATGCCAAGTCATGTTCGCATGTCGAGTGA